Proteins found in one Balaenoptera musculus isolate JJ_BM4_2016_0621 chromosome 4, mBalMus1.pri.v3, whole genome shotgun sequence genomic segment:
- the SUMO3 gene encoding small ubiquitin-related modifier 3, translating into MSEEKPKEGVKTENDHINLKVAGQDGSVVQFKIKRHTPLSKLMKAYCERQGLSMRQIRFRFDGQPINETDTPAQLEMEDEDTIDVFQQQTGGSGAASCLCGAASRATVPSCHCARVRY; encoded by the exons ATGTCCGAGGAGAAGCCCAAG GAGGGAGTGAAGACGGAGAATGACCACATCAACCTGAAGGTGGCCGGGCAGGATGGCTCCGTCGTCCAGTTCAAGATCAAGAGGCACACGCCGCTCAGCAAGCTGATGAAGGCCTACTGCGAGCGCCAG ggCTTGTCAATGAGACAGATTCGATTCAGGTTTGATGGACAACCAATTAATGAAACAGACACCCCAGCACAG CTGGAGATGGAGGACGAGGACACCATCGACGTGTTCCAGCAGCAGACGGGGGGGTCCGGGGCGGCCAGCTGCCTCTGCGGTGCAGCCTCTAGAGCCACCGTCCCCTCGTGTCACTGCGCTCGTGTTCGCTATTGA